In the Trichoderma atroviride chromosome 4, complete sequence genome, GCGAGGGCAAGGATGCCGAGAAGATCATCAGTGTCAGCAAAACCATCGAATTCAGCTCACCTGTCGACAATCCAACATACTTCAAGGATCCTTATGCAAACAAAACATTTGATGCAAGTGGGGTTGTTGGCTCTGGGCCCACTAGAGCCATAGACTGGTTCTCGAATAAAGGACTGGAGGATGTTCTAGATCCCAGTATGGTGTGGATGGCCTCGCCCAGGTCCAAAGGAGAAGGTGCTGCAAAGGGGGAAGAGGACTGGGATCTTAaactcatcttccaagatgACGGGCAGAGAGTCCGAACCTCGAGCGCCTctgtgctgctggccattgatcctaaagaagagcaaggcagACGACGCGCGTGGCTCTTTGTCTCGAGCTATCAAGCCAACAACGCCATTGCTGTCAAGATCGATTTGTGATGTGGGCCGCAAGCTTTTATAagttgctcttttcttctttctctttttgctctgcCCAATTGCGGTGATCAGAAGGGGTAAAACATGAGGCCTTGATTTACGCATAGCAAGGTGTGCGAATGCCCTGCTATGCCACGCTACCTGGTCGTGGAAAGACACGACATTTGTGCGGTGCTTATCATACAGCGGCGCAAAAGTATGCTTCGTCGAGCTTCTCAGGTAGATAGATAAATAATCTGAATATTGATAAGACGGAGTGGGCGGTTTGGCTATATATTGCATCGGTCTTAGTGACTTTATAACATCATCATCCGCAGCGTTGCATTCTCTAGTCCCCAGAGGTATATATAGAAAGGCAGCATGGGTGCGGACTCCTCGGACAGACCCGTAATCCGAGTCATCACGTCGTTGTAGTGCCGCAAGCTGGTAAGAAGCATCCCTATACGCGTATATGCAAGCATCAGTCCATAAGAATACGTAGGAATACATAAGGATACTCTAAATTCATAAGAGTCAATAGCACCTAAGCCTAACTTCTAGTCCATGACTATACTTTTCGTATAGTATGGGTAAAGTAGGCGTAAATAAGTAGGTATACGGAACCAAAGCGGACATGGAAGCGGGCAGACTACCACATTCGGCAGTCTCGGCGAAATCCCTGGATGACAGCGCTTGGCCAGACCTCCATCAACGTTATCGATCTGCGGCATTTGGCGCCCCATCCAATAGTCTATCTCAGCACGCAGCATAGTccatgtgtgtgtgtgtgggcAGAGCCTGCTGTAACTCCCCGGCTGCCCGCCTGGAAAGACTTTGCGTCGAGTAGGTACCTATTTTGCCGTAGTCGGTTGGCTGGAAGACTGTGGTGTGGCATTGTGACCAGGGTCGCGATCCCCAAGAGCTCGAAACCTGGAACCGGTATTTTGACGTCTTTGACAGCCTGTTGGCATTCATTTTAACAATCTAGGCTAATGTTACTTTCAACGACAGGCTGTGGCCGTTAATTTATATAGTATGGGGTAAACCGGCGTGATTACTCGGGTCACCTGCGACGACAACGAAGCAATGCGAGATTGACTTCCCCTCCACCACTTCTCTCCATTTCTGGCAACTTCATGAGCTTCCAGACATTCCGCAGTTCGCAGTTCGCAGCGCGGCTTTCGGCCCAATTGTCCAAATCTGAACCTCATGCCTTGGGGTTTTAACTGGAGAAGCACAGCTTTGTTGGGATGAAGCGATTATAAATGGCGTGCTTGAGAGATACAAGTCGAGGCATTTTTTTCGGCATCTTGTGGGCTCGGCTTAAACCGCACTGCTCCGAGGAATGCCAGATTGGGACCTCACAGGCCAATCAAGAGGGCGGTATTCGATGGAGCCACACATGAGTAAGAGAGGAGTAAGAAGATATACGTGCAATGTAGCAGGTGGTGAAAAAATTTTATCTGATCATCTTATCAATCCATCTAATCTCTAGCGGGCATCATCACTCCACCACCCCTGGCTTGTATCCAGTTCTACCCACATAGTTAGTCTTAAACCGTGGTAATAAAGCGACGTCGGCGGGCCTAGTTATCGGGCGTGAGCCGCCAGAAAAAACTGTTCTCGTGAGAAGTCTGTACCTACAGTAGTGTGGCCTGGAGACGGCAGTTTCCTGCTTCCAGAATTGGCACTTGTATGGCACGCGTATGCGGCTTTCGGTACCGCTTACCGTTACATGGTTGATTCTAATAAAAGCAAATGCCATTTTTATTCTGTCTCGTCTCTTCTTAATCACCATTACAAGCAAGTACGGGTTGGGAAGGTGTCCAAATGTTTTAGTCTAGGCGCTGACTCCACACGATTGGAAACGACTAGCAGCATCAAGGGCCGGGCGAGACCTGCAGGCTCCGCAGCCCATTGTGATTATGCTCAAGGTTACAGGGCAGTTTACTTATTTAACTTTCACACACGTACATACATGCATTGTTTCGTTTCTTGGCTGTTGAGATCTGAGCTAGGTACCCCTACCGTCTCTATCCTAGCCTCACACAACGTTGTCCCGAAATCCGACTCCGACTAACACCCGAATGAAATTGTAATATCTGAGTCAAGGCAATATCTTTAGTTCCTCCGAGATGTGGATTGTTTAAGTTTCGGCAGTAGCCCGTCTGGCCAAGTTTATTGCCATATTCGTGTGGGTAGAGAAGCGTTGATACGCTATTGATGCCTCGGATCATACCTGAAAATCTTCCATAAGCCCACCGTAGCCATATCTTGTGTGGATACCACATGTATCCGGTAAAAATGTTCAAAGTCTGAGTTACATAGGCATATATATCATGGCCCTCTGGCGCCTCTGCTGTTTCCTGGCTGGTCAGCCCTCAGTCATCGTAGATCACCCTACGGGATCAAGATAACAGGATGCTGTCACGGATACACTACCTGCTGTGCCTGCTTTTCGCAGCCTGTGCTCTGGCGGCCAAGCCCCTTAGCAAAGAGGTTTGCGGTGCTTCCTGCTATTACACATTGAGCAAGACCAAGTTCGCCTCGGATAACACAACAGAGCAAACGCTTTGCACTCACCCGTTGCGTGTCACTTCAACATACTTGTGTATCTGGGAACACTGTGAAGAATCGGAAATAGCACCTGGTATCGCCTGGTGGGCTGCGACGTGTAAGAAGTCTTCCAAGGTGGTCAACCTCAAGATATACGAAAGCACCACTGCCAATGCCACGCAAGCATACATCGATAGCCTCCCTACTGTCGAGCAGGTGCAGAAAGCCATCGTTGATGTTGTGTCGAGGCCATCGGATTCGAACTGGAACCAAGTTCATCGAACCGTCCTCACTTACTGGACCAACATTGTATACCACCAGAAGCTGAGGCAAGCAACCTTACTATGACACCCGCTCTTCTGGTACTTTAAACTAACAGATGCTTAATAGATGGATCCCTTATGCCTACTGGGGATTGGTGCTTTTCCTGGGCACAGTCAGCCACGCAATTGCTTCGATTCCAGTGAAACGGTCTAGCCAGCCGGTCCGAAAGaacaatgcagcagcaaaagtaAAGGGATGGTTCCATCGAAACCTCATGATGGCTCCTACATTCTCAtaccatcaccaccagcctctGGGATGGTTCATCGTCCCGCTTCGGTTACAATCTCTGGTCATTGCCGGTTACATCATCACCCAAATCTTCATGCTGGCTTTCCATTACCCTGTGTTCTCAGGCAATATTTAGTACGTCTCAACTATCAGCTGTTATAACTATATGTAATACTTTACTAACCTACTATCAGCTACAAAACCATCGCAGGCCAGGTGTGCAGAATTATGGGAGACAGGCTTGGTATCTTCATGACAGCTGAGATGCCACTAATCTTTCTCTTTGCCGGACGATCAAATCCCTTCGTTTACCTCACCGGATGGAGCTACAGGACATTTAGCATCTTCCATCGCTGGATAGCACTGATCTTGACTATTGAGGGTATTATCCACGGTTGTGTATTCTCAGCCTACTATGTCAACGGTTAGTACACCTTTACAACCTACAAAAGGGAATGATACTGACAATCATATAGAGCAAGGATGGTCTGGCTACCACGAAGAGTTATCAACTGATCCTACTTTCAAATACGGACTTCTTGTAAGCTAATATGTTGTATACAACGCTTGCCTGCAGGGTGCTTACAGAGAATTTAGATGGTCATAGCCTTGTCACTTTCCGCAGCTTTTGCCTTTGGCCCCATCCGCAGTCGAATCTACGAATTCTTCAAAGCTTTTCACATTTCCCTGACAGCCATCTTCCTTGCCGCGTTGTTCTAGTAAGCATAACAAGCCCATATTGCATCTGCACTTGCTAACAAAACCCTAGTCACATCAAGGACCAGTTCAAAGGCCTATACAAGGTCTGGGTGTGGGCTTGCGTTGGTATATGGGCCGGTGACCATGTCCTCCGCCTACTGCGAGTCCTTGCCATGAACTACAAGTCATTCCTCGGACAAGGCTCGCTGGCATTAGCCAGTTACAGCGAAGAGACTGGCATGATTCGGCTCCAGGTCAAGCCTTCTATCAATGGCAAGCGCCAAACTCCAGGAACTTACTTCTTCGTATACTTTCCGGGCATGCGCTTTTGGGAGACACACCCATTCACTCTGGCTGGAAGGTCCAAGCAAATCGACAATGTTCCGATatacaacagcagcagcgatcaGCCGAGCGACAAGGAGAACGGCACACAAACTCCTCGCGTGACCGAAGTGACCTCCGAACAAGGCGATACTCACATGACATTTATGATCCGTCCTCGAGACGGAATGACTCGAAGACTACGAGACAAGCTATTGAGCAAAGGTGAATCCGGCCCGCTTCGTGTCAGGGTCTTTCTTGAGGGTCCCTACGGTACACCTGCTCGCCTCGACCATTTCGACGATATTCTCTTTATTGCTGGAGGCAGTGGAATTACTACTGTGTTGCCATACCTCCGCATGTTCTTCGAAGACCAAGCATCACAGACACCTCCGAATGTGCACCTGGCTTGGGCTGTGCGAGACGAAGGTTTCGTTCGAGACGTGCTTGCCAATGACCTCCGAGCTACTGAGGGATCTGCCTTTGCGGCATCGAAGCTCAACATGGAGTTCTACATTACTTCGGGGGCTTCAGGCACTTCTACTCCCACGCCAGTGTCAAAGGAAGCAGGCAATGCCACTTCTGACTCTAGATTCAAAAGAGTGCGTCCTGACATTCACTCAATGGTTGATGATTTTGTCAACAAATCTCAGGGCCGAGCAGCCGTGTTTGTCTGCGGCCCGGCTGAGATTGCTGATACAACACGGCAGGCCGTGATTAGGCAAACAAGGAAGGTTCATGTTGACGTTGAGCTCTTTGAGGAGATGTTTGTTTGGTAAATGGGGACTGCGGTCAATGGGCAATGGGCAAATTGGGTTTAATGAGGCGTATTGAGAAATCTGGCGGTATACACATGGTGGGCCATACCATACATTGATTGGAGAGAATAGAAACGGCAATGAATTCTAATACTTCTCTGCGCATATACTTTTCAGGTGTACTTGCTTTGTAATTCTTAGAAAAGTGAACGCGAGTACATGTAAATACCAGAGAGTGGAGTATTACTCGCCAAGAATCTTGGCAGCCCTGTTACTCCGTCCTAGTATCCTATGATGGCATCTATTTCATGATGACTTGCAaaaaaataagctataatagCGGCACCACCACATGTAGACCATAGAGGTCTGCGTGATTAGCCTAATAGTGGACGTCTCCGCACGGCTAAGCTTGCTTCTCCTCATGAAGCCGATTTCCCATAACAGCCATTATTAGAAGGCTCGgagagaaggaaatgaaGATGCATTCGGTGTAAATGGAAGCTTGAgactcatcttcatcaagacAAATTATCTCTTACTCCAATAGCATCGCGCATAATCACATCTCTTCGTCATGCCATTGGTTCGCAATCCCATTCTGCCGGGGTTCAATGCCGACCCGTCTATATTGAGGGTTGGCTCGGATTATTACATCGCTACATCGACGTTTGAGTGGTATCCTGGGGTGCAGATACACCACTCCAAAGACTTGGCCAACTGGGAGCTCGTCGTGCGTCCTTTGACCCGCCGCAGCCAGATCGATCTGCGCGGCGAGCCAGATAGCTGTGGAGTTTGGGCTCCCTGCCTGACGCATGATGGCGACAAGTTTTGGCTCGTCTATACAGACGTGAAGCGCAAAGACGGTTCGTTCAAGGACACGCACAATTATATCGTGACGGCACCTGCGATTGAAGGCCCGTGGTCTGATCCCATCTACGCCAATTCATCCGGGTTTGACCCTTCTCTATTTCACGATGAAGACGGTCGTAAATGGTTTGTTAATATGACCTGGGACCACCGGGCGAGACCAAATGCCTTCTCAGGGATTGCGCTGCAGGAATTCGACCCGATCAAGCGCAAACTAGTCGGCCCTCGAAAGATTATCTTCCATGGCACTGATTTGGGGCTGGTGGAAGGGCCGCATTTATATAAACGAAGCGGATGGTATTATCTTTTGACAGCTGAAGGAGGCACTGGATACGATCATGCAGCAACACTTGCGCGATCGAAATCCCTTTGGGGCCCTTATGAGCTTCACCCGCAAAAGCACATCATATCTTCCAAAGACACTCCCTTCGCGGCACTGCAAAGAGCTGGTCATGCTGACATTGTAGAAACCCCCGATGGGAAAACGTATCTGGTGCACCTTGCCGGTCGGCCAATTGGACAGAACCGAAGATGCGTGTTGGGGCGAGAGACGGCTATACAAGAAGCATACTGGGGCGATGATGACTGGTTGTATGTTAAGAATGGCCCAGTTCCGTCATTGGAGGTTGATGTGCCAGGAATTCGTAATGAAGACGCCTACTGGGGAGAAAAACGCTACACGTTCAAAGATGGTCTTGACAAAGATTTCCAATGGCTGCGGACGCCAGAACCAGAACGCATTTTTGGTATTCAAGACGGCAAACTTGTACTCACAGGAAGAGAATCCATCGGCTCTTGGTTCGAACAATCACTCGTGGCTCGGAGACAGACGCATTTCTCTTTCGATGCTGAAACTGTCATCGACTTCTTACCAGAGGATGAACGTCAATTCGCCGGCTTGACGCTTTACTACTGCCGATACAATTTCTTCTACCTCGTTGTGACATCACACTCGGATGGCCAGCGCGAACTCCAGATTATGAGGTCAGAAGCATCTTGGCCAGAAGGAAAGCTCACGGATCGTGGTTCAAGCGCCCATGTCGCAAGCCTTCCCGCAGAAGGCAAGGTCAAGCTTGCGGCCAGTATTCGCGGAAGCCAATTACAGTTCTCTTATGCCATTGTTGCAGACAACGGCGAGCAAGAAGAACTCAAAAGATTTGGACCTGTCTTGGATGCCTCGATTGTTTCAGATGAGTGCGGCGGGCATCAGGCTCATGGCAGCTTCACGGGATCTTTTGTTGGGATGGCGTGTTCGGACTTGAATGGGACGGAGAAGAAAGCGACTTTTGACTATTTCTTGTACCGCCCTGCGCATGATGAAACAGATCGGTATACCATATAGAACAGAGTCTTATGGGCTTTTGTAGAAGTGGGCAGCTTCAAACTTATCTGCTATATAACTGGTTCGATAGTAGTGCATTGAGTgaatatgcatgtacatgtatttttcgACTCTTCTCCTATTGGCCTGGTCTGATTTGAAAAGAGTGAGTAAGTTCCTCCAACTTACGTGTCACTTCCCTGGTGCTAAGGGAGTGGAAATCGAAGTGTTGGCTGAGGTGAAATGGACTTGTATGCAGGGCTAGAGATCAGCACCTAGACATCTAATAATATCTTGCGCCAAGTGCCGAAAGCCTGGTTGAATCACTCGTTATAAGGGCTAAGTACTTTCATGTGAGTGTGAGTGCCAAGGGTATACCAGTAGCAGTACTGGTAGTACCAAGCAACCAGTTGTCTCAGTTGGTTGATTCATTTTAAATTGTCTCAGTGCGAGGCGCTAGTCGGGCCGTGGACTGTTTGGCTGTTACGCAGCTTTGTCTACTTGCGTCATGTCATCGTCTCTCTACATTCTCATACTCGGAGAAAGTAGAATAGCTTTATTCCCATCTTTTAAGCCTACTGGGTAAAGTTAGATCCTAATGACACGATGCCAGACTTGATTAGTGAGCTACAGCGTTCAGCagactgccatcatcatgagCTGCCTAATGGGGCATTGCTTCTTGAGTCTTGTGAGACGTTAAAGCGAACTCAATCGAGGCTTTTCTCCACTTCGGAAAGATTGAGTGACGGCAGTGGCGGGACCGTGGCTCAGAACGGTTCCGAAAGCCGCCAGCAACTGTGCCTTGTATCAAACTGAGAGTTCTCAATGCGTAGTTGTTACGGCCCGCTTCCGCCCAAAAAGCACGAATAACGAGTATACATCTGCCGATTGCTTTCCAATTTCATCTTTTCATCTTGCCATCAGCCCGGTTTCATCCGCAAGCGGCCATGTAATCTCCCCGCCCTTGAAGCAATCCATTCCCCAAAATAGAAGCGAGAACCTGATCTTGTTTTACCCACACTTGCAATGCGATCGATTTGTCTACCGCAGACAGCGCATATACGAGGCATGgtcgaggaggagctgcagggAGAATACCATGGAGCATTGTCAAATCAGTGGCAAGTAGGGCCGAGGGTTACGTAGAGAGTCTTGGCGATTctacacacacacatatatatacccaTATCGAGGGAGGGTCGCGTCCGAGACCTTGTCATTTGGAATGAGAACTTCCCGCCTCGTGATATTCAGACGGTAACAATGTTGGCTCCGCGACTTCTTGTAcctattttcttattttcaaTAGCGGAAGCCGTCGAAGAGACGGTCGATGTAGGCTATTCTGTTTATAAAGGACAAGCTCTTCCAAATGGCGTAAGCCAGTGGCTCGGAATTCGATACGCAGCACCGCCGTTGGGTCAGTTGCGGTTTGCGCCGCCACAGGATCCTCCTCATACAGAAGGCGTACAGGATGCCACACAGGTTGGTTTCCACACTCATAGTAACCCAACTTGATACAACTCACTCAACGTCAAACTATATAGCACGGAAAATACTGTCTTGGGACCGGCCGCTCTCCCACAGATACGGATACATCAGAGGACTGCTTGTTCTTGGATGTGCAAGCTCCGacttcagccatggccggTTCGAAACTTCCCGTCTTCCTCTACATCCAAGGCGGTGGCTTCAGTCTCAATTCGAATCCCAACACAAATGCATCGGGCCTGATAGTGAACAGCGGCCACGGCATCGTCGTTGTGAGCCTCAACTATCGCGTTGGTCCATACGGGTTCATGACAGACAGCGATAAAATCCTCCCCAACAATGGCCTCCGTGACCAGCGAAAGGTCTTGGAGTGGGTGCAGAGGCATATTGTTCAATTCGGCGGCGACCCAAGCCACGTTACTCTTGGTGGAAGCAGTGCCGGAGCAGCCAGCGTCACCTTTCATCTAGCCGCCAATAACGGTACCGACCATGGCTTCTTTCATGCCGCCATTGCTGAATCTCCTTCCTTTGCTTCGACTCTTACGGTTACTCAGTctcaatacatgtataccCAATTTGCAACTCGCGTAGGCTGCGTCGGCAGAGACAACCTCGCCTGTATGCGCAACAAGACGGCGGTGGAGCTTCAGACAAGCAACTTCAATATTCCTTTGCCAGGGGCTTCCAAGCCACCCAACTATATGTGGCTGCCTGTGCTCGACCGAGAATTTGTACAAGATTTCTCATATCGAGTGTTTCAAAAGGGTAATTTCGTTAAAGTGCCCACCATCTATGGCGACGATAACAACGGAGGGACCAAGTTTGCCCCTAAAGATACAGCTACCCTCCAGCAGAGCAATAACTACGTGCTGGATCAATA is a window encoding:
- a CDS encoding uncharacterized protein (SECRETED:SignalP(1-18)~MEROPS:MER0033198), producing the protein MLAPRLLVPIFLFSIAEAVEETVDVGYSVYKGQALPNGVSQWLGIRYAAPPLGQLRFAPPQDPPHTEGVQDATQHGKYCLGTGRSPTDTDTSEDCLFLDVQAPTSAMAGSKLPVFLYIQGGGFSLNSNPNTNASGLIVNSGHGIVVVSLNYRVGPYGFMTDSDKILPNNGLRDQRKVLEWVQRHIVQFGGDPSHVTLGGSSAGAASVTFHLAANNGTDHGFFHAAIAESPSFASTLTVTQSQYMYTQFATRVGCVGRDNLACMRNKTAVELQTSNFNIPLPGASKPPNYMWLPVLDREFVQDFSYRVFQKGNFVKVPTIYGDDNNGGTKFAPKDTATLQQSNNYVLDQYPDLTLNMLGQINEMYPNPNNSCPAIGCYWRHASNVYQEARYMCPGMYVSSVVTKYGQNAWVYRWNVEDPDQMASGLGVPHTVELAALWGGRLLPRPAGELPQWADQCQCLVRYAALLVEFYQILQPQRAACRLYQQLYQVGGVGRQRSKSSHVSNRRPDGDDPR
- a CDS encoding uncharacterized protein (EggNog:ENOG41~TransMembrane:7 (n8-19c24/25o159-180i230-250o270-288i309-330o350-369i376-394o406-424i)~SECRETED:SignalP(1-19)) translates to MLSRIHYLLCLLFAACALAAKPLSKEVCGASCYYTLSKTKFASDNTTEQTLCTHPLRVTSTYLCIWEHCEESEIAPGIAWWAATCKKSSKVVNLKIYESTTANATQAYIDSLPTVEQVQKAIVDVVSRPSDSNWNQVHRTVLTYWTNIVYHQKLRWIPYAYWGLVLFLGTVSHAIASIPVKRSSQPVRKNNAAAKVKGWFHRNLMMAPTFSYHHHQPLGWFIVPLRLQSLVIAGYIITQIFMLAFHYPVFSGNIYYKTIAGQVCRIMGDRLGIFMTAEMPLIFLFAGRSNPFVYLTGWSYRTFSIFHRWIALILTIEGIIHGCVFSAYYVNEQGWSGYHEELSTDPTFKYGLLMVIALSLSAAFAFGPIRSRIYEFFKAFHISLTAIFLAALFYHIKDQFKGLYKVWVWACVGIWAGDHVLRLLRVLAMNYKSFLGQGSLALASYSEETGMIRLQVKPSINGKRQTPGTYFFVYFPGMRFWETHPFTLAGRSKQIDNVPIYNSSSDQPSDKENGTQTPRVTEVTSEQGDTHMTFMIRPRDGMTRRLRDKLLSKGESGPLRVRVFLEGPYGTPARLDHFDDILFIAGGSGITTVLPYLRMFFEDQASQTPPNVHLAWAVRDEGFVRDVLANDLRATEGSAFAASKLNMEFYITSGASGTSTPTPVSKEAGNATSDSRFKRVRPDIHSMVDDFVNKSQGRAAVFVCGPAEIADTTRQAVIRQTRKVHVDVELFEEMFVW